In one Polaribacter sp. ALD11 genomic region, the following are encoded:
- a CDS encoding Pr6Pr family membrane protein: protein MKRKIEIFGLAITWFAVIAQFFLMIQNRQAGIIETITRFFSFFTILTNILVALLLTSSAFKLKKFPFNLFLTKGAITAVTTFIFIVGLVYQIVLRRIWEPTGLQYIVDELLHTIIPLFMLVYWFFNVEKENLQLKPVFNWLIYPLIYICFIIVRGNISGYYPYPFLNIEEVGYEKVTVNVVIIFTITIVILVILSFVGKHKIKNKPLL from the coding sequence ATGAAGAGAAAAATTGAAATATTTGGACTTGCCATTACCTGGTTTGCTGTTATAGCACAGTTTTTCTTAATGATTCAAAACAGACAAGCAGGTATTATAGAAACTATTACACGCTTTTTTAGTTTTTTTACCATTCTAACAAACATTCTAGTAGCTTTACTTTTAACATCATCTGCATTCAAACTTAAAAAATTCCCTTTCAATTTATTTTTGACAAAAGGAGCGATAACCGCTGTTACAACTTTCATCTTTATTGTAGGTCTTGTGTATCAAATAGTATTAAGAAGAATATGGGAACCAACAGGACTTCAATACATTGTTGATGAATTATTGCATACAATTATCCCTTTATTTATGCTTGTATATTGGTTTTTTAATGTTGAAAAAGAAAATTTACAATTAAAACCTGTCTTTAACTGGTTAATATATCCCTTAATATACATCTGTTTTATAATAGTCAGAGGTAATATTTCTGGGTATTATCCATATCCTTTTTTAAATATTGAAGAAGTTGGATACGAAAAAGTAACAGTAAACGTTGTTATTATTTTCACTATTACTATTGTAATACTAGTCATTTTATCCTTTGTAGGAAAACACAAAATCAAAAATAAACCATTATTATGA
- a CDS encoding acyl-CoA thioesterase, whose amino-acid sequence MIKKFKSIKESQLTITELMLPSHSNFSGKIHGGHILNLMDQIAFACASKHSSNYCVTASVNKVDFLNPIEVGELLTLKASINYTGRTSMVVGLRVDSENIRTGETKHCNSSYFTMVSKDDNGKSTPIPGIILTSKDEIRRYARSITRQNEGRHRTSRFSSKVFKVEDYMHLLEDSNSKIEMKK is encoded by the coding sequence ATGATTAAAAAATTTAAAAGTATTAAAGAGTCTCAATTAACAATTACAGAGTTAATGCTGCCTTCACATTCTAATTTTAGTGGAAAAATTCATGGTGGACATATTTTAAACCTGATGGATCAAATAGCATTTGCTTGCGCTTCTAAGCATTCTAGCAACTATTGTGTTACCGCTTCTGTAAACAAAGTAGATTTTTTGAATCCGATTGAGGTTGGCGAACTCTTAACCTTAAAAGCTTCGATAAATTACACCGGTAGAACCTCTATGGTTGTTGGTTTACGTGTAGATTCTGAAAACATTAGAACAGGAGAAACAAAACATTGTAATTCTTCTTATTTTACAATGGTGTCTAAAGATGATAACGGAAAAAGCACGCCTATTCCTGGAATTATTTTAACTTCTAAAGATGAAATAAGACGATATGCAAGGTCTATTACGAGACAGAATGAAGGTAGACACAGAACCTCAAGATTTAGTAGCAAAGTATTTAAAGTAGAAGATTACATGCACCTTTTAGAAGATAGTAATTCTAAGATTGAAATGAAGAAATAA
- the gldG gene encoding gliding motility-associated ABC transporter substrate-binding protein GldG: MNKKIKNTTILVIILIALNIANQSFYKRFDLTEDKRYTLSETTKNIISKIDENLFVTVYLEGDFPSEFKRLQIETRQYLEELAAENPKIKINFKNPDNQREVLIKKGMMPSQLTVEEDGKLSEAIIFPWAEINYGKKTAVISLLPTSIVASQEEQLQKAIENLEYSFSNAIHSVYQKRRKKIAILTGNGELEDIYQYSFLSEVAKKYRLAKFTLDSVTIDAAQTLDDLSHLDLAIITKPTEKFTEKEKFVLDQFIANGGKTLWMLDNVQADQDSLGNTGKMLAYPRDLNLTDLLFTYGVRINTSLIKDLYAAQIPVATGQIANQPQFKNLDWFYHPLVNGNPNHAITKNVSPVRLQFANQIDTLKNNIKKTPLLVSSLLTQKVGTPKIIALQSIAEEVVEKDYNNGHQLFAVLLEGEFNSAYKNRVRPFETPLFREHSTKNKMIIIADGDVGKNQLLKEQPYDLAKDKWTNQQFGNKDFLLNAVDYLLDDSGLINLRNKSLQIKTLDKQKAFKERTFWQFLNVILPLILLFVFGFIFNYLRKRKYSRL, encoded by the coding sequence ATGAATAAAAAAATAAAAAACACTACCATTTTAGTTATTATTCTGATTGCCTTAAACATAGCGAATCAATCTTTTTACAAACGTTTCGATTTAACCGAAGACAAACGTTACACACTTTCTGAAACCACAAAAAATATTATTTCTAAGATTGATGAAAATTTATTTGTAACTGTTTATTTAGAAGGCGATTTTCCTTCAGAATTTAAAAGATTACAAATAGAAACACGTCAATATTTAGAAGAATTAGCAGCAGAAAATCCGAAGATAAAAATCAATTTCAAAAACCCAGACAATCAACGAGAAGTACTGATTAAAAAAGGAATGATGCCTAGTCAATTAACTGTTGAAGAAGACGGTAAATTGTCTGAAGCAATTATTTTTCCATGGGCAGAAATAAATTACGGTAAAAAAACAGCCGTTATTTCTTTGTTGCCAACTTCTATTGTTGCATCTCAAGAAGAACAATTACAAAAAGCGATTGAAAACTTAGAATATAGCTTTTCGAATGCAATACATTCCGTCTACCAAAAACGACGTAAAAAAATAGCAATACTTACTGGAAACGGAGAATTAGAAGACATTTATCAATATAGTTTTTTAAGTGAAGTTGCTAAAAAATATAGATTAGCAAAATTTACGTTAGATTCTGTTACTATAGACGCTGCGCAAACCTTAGATGATTTGTCTCATTTAGATTTGGCAATTATTACAAAACCTACAGAAAAATTTACAGAGAAAGAGAAGTTTGTTTTAGATCAGTTTATAGCAAATGGTGGTAAAACTTTATGGATGCTAGACAATGTACAAGCAGACCAAGATAGTTTAGGAAATACTGGTAAAATGTTGGCATATCCTAGAGATTTAAATCTTACCGACCTATTATTTACATACGGCGTTCGTATAAATACCAGCTTAATTAAAGATTTATATGCAGCTCAAATACCTGTTGCAACTGGGCAAATAGCAAACCAACCTCAATTTAAAAATTTAGATTGGTTTTACCATCCTTTAGTGAACGGAAATCCGAATCATGCAATTACAAAAAACGTTTCTCCTGTAAGATTACAATTTGCGAATCAGATTGATACTTTAAAAAATAACATCAAAAAAACACCTTTATTAGTCAGTTCTTTATTAACGCAAAAAGTTGGAACGCCTAAAATTATAGCACTACAATCTATTGCAGAAGAAGTTGTTGAAAAAGATTATAATAACGGACATCAGTTATTTGCTGTTTTGCTAGAAGGCGAATTTAATTCAGCATATAAAAACCGTGTACGCCCCTTTGAAACACCACTTTTTAGAGAACATTCAACAAAAAATAAAATGATTATTATTGCTGATGGTGATGTTGGAAAAAATCAACTATTAAAAGAACAGCCCTACGATTTGGCGAAGGATAAATGGACGAATCAGCAGTTTGGAAATAAGGACTTTTTACTAAATGCTGTAGATTATTTATTAGACGATTCTGGCTTAATTAACCTAAGAAACAAGTCTTTACAAATAAAAACATTAGACAAACAAAAAGCGTTTAAAGAGCGTACCTTTTGGCAGTTTTTAAATGTAATTTTACCGCTTATTTTATTATTTGTCTTTGGCTTTATTTTTAATTATTTAAGAAAACGAAAGTATAGCAGGCTATAA
- a CDS encoding DUF2911 domain-containing protein, whose translation MKKIILSLFVLATTLATSAQIETPAPSPSQKTTQKVGLTDVTLEYSRPSLKGRKIFGGLEDFGKVWRTGANENTKLTFSTDFMVNGSKLKKGSYALYTIPGEKTWDIILYSDATNWGNPAKWDESKVAAKVNVEAQDMPMSIETFTITFDDLTNNSAVLGIMWENTYVGLKFETPTEEMVSSNIEKIMNGPTANDMYGAAVYYLQANKDINKAQTWIDKAVAMTADAPKFWFLRQQSLIHAKAGKTRSAIAAAKASLKYAEIAKNDGYIKMNKASLKEWGAM comes from the coding sequence ATGAAAAAAATAATATTAAGTTTATTTGTACTTGCTACGACGCTTGCAACAAGCGCACAAATTGAAACACCAGCACCAAGTCCGTCTCAAAAAACAACACAAAAAGTTGGTTTAACAGACGTAACTTTAGAATATTCTAGACCAAGTCTAAAAGGGCGAAAAATATTTGGTGGTTTAGAAGATTTTGGAAAAGTTTGGAGAACTGGAGCAAACGAAAACACTAAATTAACTTTCTCTACCGACTTTATGGTTAACGGAAGTAAATTAAAAAAAGGATCTTATGCTTTGTATACAATTCCTGGTGAAAAAACATGGGATATCATTTTATACTCAGATGCTACAAATTGGGGAAATCCAGCGAAGTGGGACGAATCTAAAGTTGCTGCTAAAGTAAATGTGGAAGCACAAGATATGCCTATGAGTATTGAAACTTTTACAATTACTTTTGACGATCTAACGAACAATTCTGCTGTTTTAGGAATCATGTGGGAAAACACGTATGTTGGTTTAAAGTTTGAAACACCAACGGAAGAAATGGTTTCTAGTAATATCGAAAAAATAATGAATGGACCAACTGCAAATGATATGTACGGTGCAGCTGTTTATTATTTACAAGCAAATAAAGATATTAATAAAGCACAAACTTGGATTGATAAAGCAGTAGCAATGACTGCTGATGCTCCTAAATTTTGGTTTTTAAGACAGCAATCTTTAATTCATGCAAAAGCAGGAAAAACAAGAAGTGCAATTGCTGCTGCAAAAGCTTCTTTAAAATATGCTGAAATTGCAAAGAATGATGGTTATATAAAAATGAATAAAGCTTCTTTAAAAGAATGGGGAGCAATGTAA
- a CDS encoding head GIN domain-containing protein, translating into MTKKILLATLLCTLPFSVNAQDWFGSTKKIKGNGNVITVNRTTDDYRGIAVGGSFDLILVKGTEGKITIEGEENIIPFIETEISDRILKIKYKKNTNIRTTKKLTVTVTFETIESVALAGSGNISSKEIIKAADLNISLGGSGNIDLKIDSDTVSTNIGGSGTIELKGNTNELKCSIAGSGSIEAYNLTTDEINANIAGSGSIKTTVKNKIKAKLVGSGSIYYKGNPKHVDSKSLGSGNVVERN; encoded by the coding sequence ATGACCAAAAAAATACTTTTAGCTACTTTATTATGTACACTTCCTTTCTCTGTTAATGCACAAGATTGGTTCGGAAGCACTAAAAAAATTAAGGGAAACGGAAATGTAATTACTGTAAATAGAACAACTGATGATTATCGTGGTATTGCTGTTGGTGGTTCTTTTGATCTAATTCTTGTAAAAGGAACGGAAGGAAAAATTACTATTGAAGGAGAAGAAAATATTATTCCTTTTATTGAAACAGAAATTAGCGATAGAATCTTAAAGATAAAATACAAAAAAAACACAAACATTAGAACTACTAAAAAATTAACGGTTACCGTGACTTTTGAAACTATTGAAAGTGTTGCTTTAGCTGGTTCAGGAAATATTTCTAGTAAAGAAATTATAAAAGCAGCAGATCTAAATATAAGTCTAGGTGGATCTGGAAATATTGATTTAAAAATAGATTCAGATACTGTTAGCACAAACATTGGGGGTTCTGGTACTATTGAATTAAAAGGAAACACAAATGAATTAAAATGCTCTATAGCTGGTTCTGGAAGTATTGAAGCTTATAATTTAACCACAGATGAAATAAATGCAAACATTGCTGGCTCTGGAAGTATAAAAACGACTGTTAAAAATAAAATTAAAGCAAAATTAGTAGGTTCTGGAAGCATTTACTACAAAGGAAATCCGAAACATGTAGACAGTAAATCTCTGGGCTCTGGAAATGTCGTTGAAAGAAATTAG
- a CDS encoding chloride channel protein, producing MKLKRRRKLVSYSNILDQPINFNPFVFNRTFLLWVIVGLVGGVIAGIYWIVLEFLIHKIAFFDGWLVIPVMSICGLLAGLIIHFIGDPGEIHLIVDNIRFNKGKLDPKNNPSMILSSLLCVASGGSLGPEAPLVQVTGSTGTWLGKIFRLKGEELRSLSIAGMASGFTALFGAPLGGSLFSLEILHHKHAVEYYKAIIPALVASCFSYIVFALIMHLGLGAVWELPTYQYSGTFDFGLAVLLAIVATIVGWIFIYCTKFLKSIFAKIKTAIYIKTLIGGIVLGVISYYFPLTRYFGHEEINSLLNIDISIKGLVLILVFKILAISVTVTSGWRGGFIIPLFFIGTTLGLIIHHFFPSINLSLAIISCMAGINACVTRTPMSTTILLATLTGFSYFIPILFASLTGYFLAPKMPFIGSQMDKTESR from the coding sequence GTGAAACTTAAAAGGAGAAGAAAACTAGTCTCATATTCTAATATCTTAGATCAACCAATAAATTTTAATCCGTTTGTTTTTAATCGTACTTTTTTACTTTGGGTCATCGTTGGTTTAGTAGGTGGAGTAATTGCAGGTATTTATTGGATTGTCTTAGAGTTTTTAATTCATAAAATTGCATTTTTTGATGGCTGGTTGGTAATTCCTGTAATGTCTATATGCGGTTTACTAGCAGGGTTAATAATTCATTTTATTGGAGATCCAGGAGAGATTCATTTAATTGTTGATAATATTCGTTTTAATAAAGGAAAATTAGATCCAAAGAACAATCCTTCTATGATACTTTCTTCTTTACTATGTGTTGCATCTGGAGGAAGTCTTGGTCCTGAAGCGCCATTAGTTCAAGTAACAGGTTCTACAGGTACTTGGTTAGGAAAAATATTTAGATTAAAAGGAGAAGAGTTGCGCTCTTTAAGTATTGCTGGTATGGCTTCTGGTTTTACAGCGCTGTTTGGCGCTCCATTAGGTGGTAGTTTGTTTTCATTAGAAATACTGCATCATAAACACGCAGTAGAATATTACAAAGCTATAATTCCTGCATTAGTGGCTAGTTGTTTTAGTTATATTGTTTTTGCTTTAATAATGCATTTAGGATTAGGAGCCGTTTGGGAGCTACCAACCTATCAATATTCTGGAACTTTTGATTTTGGTTTGGCCGTTTTATTAGCAATAGTTGCCACCATTGTTGGTTGGATATTTATTTATTGTACAAAATTCTTAAAATCTATTTTCGCGAAAATTAAAACAGCCATTTATATTAAGACCTTAATTGGCGGAATTGTTCTTGGTGTAATCTCTTATTACTTTCCTTTAACAAGGTATTTTGGTCACGAAGAAATTAACTCTTTATTAAATATTGATATCTCTATAAAGGGATTAGTTTTAATATTAGTTTTTAAAATTTTAGCAATTTCAGTGACAGTAACTTCAGGTTGGCGAGGTGGTTTTATAATTCCTTTATTTTTTATTGGCACAACACTTGGCTTAATTATTCATCATTTCTTCCCTTCAATAAATCTATCTTTAGCAATAATTAGCTGTATGGCAGGTATAAATGCTTGCGTAACAAGAACACCAATGAGCACAACTATTTTGTTAGCAACATTAACCGGTTTTTCATATTTTATACCCATTTTATTTGCAAGTTTAACAGGTTATTTTCTAGCTCCAAAAATGCCTTTTATTGGCTCTCAAATGGACAAAACAGAATCTCGATAG
- a CDS encoding GlmU family protein, with translation MNYILFDSDVRQSLLPFTYTRPVADIRIGILTIREKWEKYLGLTTTTVTEEYLEEKYPMVEMEENILINASFCPTESLVEKVKNISKNEAIFKGEDVIAFYTTDSQEEVNFDDYSQIEFEEELIQLKNTWDIFTHNGKAIQQDFDLITEGRTSEPIPEGVRVLNKENIFIEEGAEIVFATLNASNGPIYIGKDALIMENSSIRGPFSMGDHAVVKMGTKIYGDTTLGPYCKVGGEINNSVLFGNTSKGHDGYLGNSVLGEWCNLGADTNNSNLKNNYAEVKLWDYETGRFAKTGLQFCGLMMGDHSKCGINTMFNTGTVIGVSTNVFGTGFPRNFIPSFSWGGASGFTTFQMKKVSEVATAVMKRKSLPFDEIDQRILDHVFEETKQYRNY, from the coding sequence ATGAATTATATTTTATTTGATAGTGATGTTAGACAGTCATTATTACCATTTACTTATACAAGACCGGTTGCAGATATTCGAATAGGAATTTTAACCATTAGAGAGAAATGGGAAAAATATTTGGGTTTAACTACAACAACGGTTACCGAGGAATATTTAGAGGAGAAATACCCGATGGTAGAAATGGAAGAAAATATTTTAATAAATGCTTCTTTTTGTCCTACAGAATCTTTGGTTGAAAAAGTAAAAAATATTTCTAAAAATGAAGCTATTTTTAAAGGCGAAGATGTAATTGCATTTTACACAACCGATAGCCAAGAAGAAGTGAATTTTGATGATTATTCTCAAATTGAATTTGAAGAAGAACTGATTCAACTAAAAAATACTTGGGATATTTTTACGCACAACGGAAAAGCAATTCAACAAGATTTTGATTTGATTACGGAAGGAAGAACTTCTGAACCAATACCAGAAGGAGTTAGGGTTTTAAATAAAGAAAATATTTTTATTGAAGAAGGCGCAGAAATTGTATTTGCTACTTTAAATGCTTCTAATGGACCAATTTATATTGGCAAAGATGCTTTAATTATGGAAAATTCTTCAATTAGAGGTCCATTTTCTATGGGAGATCATGCTGTTGTAAAAATGGGTACTAAAATTTATGGAGACACCACTTTAGGACCTTATTGTAAAGTTGGAGGTGAAATTAATAATTCGGTTTTATTTGGAAACACAAGTAAAGGGCATGATGGGTATTTAGGGAATTCTGTTTTAGGTGAATGGTGTAATTTAGGAGCTGATACAAATAATTCGAACTTAAAAAATAATTATGCAGAAGTGAAGTTGTGGGATTATGAAACAGGGCGTTTTGCAAAAACCGGATTACAATTCTGTGGTTTGATGATGGGAGATCATTCTAAATGCGGAATAAACACCATGTTTAATACAGGAACTGTAATTGGTGTAAGTACAAATGTTTTTGGAACAGGTTTTCCAAGAAATTTTATTCCTTCTTTTAGTTGGGGTGGAGCATCTGGTTTTACAACCTTTCAAATGAAAAAAGTATCTGAAGTTGCCACTGCAGTTATGAAACGCAAAAGTTTACCTTTTGACGAAATAGATCAAAGAATTCTAGATCATGTCTTTGAAGAAACGAAACAGTATCGTAATTATTAA
- a CDS encoding 6-phosphogluconate dehydrogenase, producing MKKIIGVLIGTTIILTVLYYLFIYFVTYSTGVRSGELIKISRKGVLVKTWEGEISQGISGAQIFTFSVEEKNKKVIENLQKYQGSYVKLSYKERYATFFWLGDTKYFITEVAQEDSPHFRSKNLTND from the coding sequence ATGAAAAAAATTATAGGAGTTTTAATTGGCACAACAATTATACTAACCGTTTTGTATTATCTTTTTATTTACTTTGTAACCTATAGTACAGGTGTTAGATCTGGCGAGTTGATAAAAATTAGTAGAAAAGGTGTTCTTGTTAAAACTTGGGAAGGAGAAATTAGTCAAGGAATTTCCGGGGCACAAATTTTCACATTCTCAGTCGAAGAAAAAAATAAAAAAGTAATTGAAAACTTACAAAAGTACCAAGGCAGCTATGTAAAACTCTCTTACAAAGAACGGTATGCAACTTTCTTTTGGTTAGGAGATACCAAATATTTTATTACTGAAGTAGCACAAGAAGATTCGCCACATTTTAGAAGTAAAAACCTTACAAATGATTAA
- a CDS encoding HPP family protein — translation MVKKNLKRSYRITKYVIYKETLVDFKEKFWSFLGAFIGIGIIAFIQSLSLPKIENIFLIGSFGASSVLIYGAIQSPLAQPRNFIGGHVLSAFVGVTVLKLCPDIIWLSAPLAVSISIIVMQYTKTLHPPGGATALIPIIGSEKITSLGYYYVFSPVLTGVLILLVIALIFNNMTKNRTYPTNNTFTRKFKTKKHLAKILVKFGMKEATEKAIKDS, via the coding sequence ATGGTAAAAAAGAATCTAAAAAGAAGCTACCGAATTACTAAATATGTAATTTACAAAGAAACTTTAGTTGATTTTAAAGAAAAATTTTGGTCTTTTCTTGGTGCTTTTATTGGTATAGGAATTATTGCTTTTATTCAATCTTTATCTTTACCCAAAATAGAAAACATTTTCTTAATAGGTTCATTTGGCGCCTCTAGTGTTTTAATATATGGCGCAATACAGAGCCCATTAGCACAACCAAGAAATTTTATTGGTGGCCACGTTTTGTCTGCTTTCGTAGGTGTTACTGTTTTAAAGCTTTGTCCGGATATTATTTGGCTATCTGCACCTCTAGCAGTTTCTATCTCTATTATTGTAATGCAATACACAAAAACACTTCATCCACCAGGAGGAGCTACTGCTTTAATCCCCATTATTGGATCAGAAAAAATTACTTCTTTAGGTTATTATTATGTTTTTTCTCCTGTTTTAACAGGTGTTTTAATCTTACTTGTTATCGCACTTATTTTTAACAATATGACTAAAAACAGAACCTATCCAACAAATAATACTTTTACTAGAAAATTTAAAACAAAAAAACATCTCGCTAAAATACTTGTTAAATTCGGGATGAAAGAAGCTACAGAAAAAGCTATTAAGGACAGCTAG
- a CDS encoding NAD(P)H-binding protein — MKNVSVLGCGWLGKPLATSLLEDGFWVKGSTTSEEKVNILQALGIETHLVDISEFEEFDVFLDTDILIIAITSKDVDGFESLIAQIQESSVQKVIFISSTSVYPRINKVMTEEDAVLKNPLTEIENLFRENTFFETTIIRFSGLFGGDRHPANWFQNGRKIPQPNGFVNMIHREDCIEIIHEVIAQNCWNTTFNACSNHHPTRREFYTLAKLSSDFKAPEFEEDEVYEWKIISSDKLQNVLDYTFIYDNLLEF, encoded by the coding sequence TTGAAAAATGTTAGTGTTTTAGGTTGTGGTTGGTTAGGGAAACCATTAGCAACATCATTGTTAGAAGATGGTTTTTGGGTAAAAGGATCTACAACTTCGGAAGAAAAAGTAAATATTTTACAAGCTTTGGGTATTGAAACGCATTTGGTAGATATTTCTGAATTTGAAGAGTTTGATGTTTTTTTAGATACAGATATTTTAATAATTGCTATTACTTCTAAAGATGTAGATGGTTTTGAAAGTCTAATTGCTCAGATTCAAGAATCTTCTGTGCAAAAAGTAATTTTTATTAGTTCTACTTCTGTATACCCTAGAATTAATAAAGTAATGACGGAAGAAGATGCCGTTTTAAAAAATCCACTTACAGAAATTGAAAATTTATTTAGAGAAAACACTTTTTTCGAAACGACTATTATTCGTTTTTCTGGTTTGTTTGGTGGCGATAGACATCCTGCGAATTGGTTTCAAAACGGACGAAAAATACCACAACCAAACGGTTTTGTAAATATGATTCACCGAGAAGATTGTATCGAAATTATACATGAAGTAATTGCTCAGAATTGTTGGAATACAACTTTTAATGCTTGTTCTAATCATCACCCAACTAGAAGAGAATTTTATACACTTGCAAAATTAAGTAGCGATTTTAAGGCGCCAGAGTTTGAGGAAGATGAGGTTTATGAATGGAAAATAATTTCTTCGGATAAACTTCAGAATGTTTTAGACTATACTTTTATTTATGATAATTTGCTAGAGTTTTAG
- a CDS encoding RNA polymerase sigma factor gives METNQPHITNLLERCKKQDKNAQLELYKCYYKAMYNVAYRILKDEFEAEDLMQEAFLTVFTKMQMYKGEVTFGAWLKRIVINKSLTQLKKNNRYLDVKMEVVPYDEVEDEAIDYRGLKGSAVLKCLQGLKENYRIVLNLHLIEGYDYEEISQILDYTNENVRTTVSRAKKKLKQVLLADNIQTQIYGR, from the coding sequence TTGGAAACCAACCAACCACATATAACCAACCTTTTAGAACGCTGCAAAAAACAAGATAAAAATGCGCAGCTAGAATTGTACAAATGCTACTATAAAGCAATGTACAATGTGGCATATCGTATTTTAAAAGATGAATTTGAAGCTGAAGACCTAATGCAAGAAGCCTTTTTAACGGTTTTTACAAAAATGCAAATGTATAAAGGTGAAGTTACTTTTGGTGCGTGGTTAAAAAGAATAGTTATTAATAAAAGTTTAACGCAATTAAAGAAAAATAATAGATATCTAGATGTTAAAATGGAAGTAGTTCCGTATGATGAAGTTGAAGATGAAGCGATTGATTATAGAGGTTTAAAAGGGAGCGCTGTTTTAAAGTGTTTACAAGGTTTAAAAGAAAATTATAGAATTGTTTTAAACTTACACTTAATTGAAGGGTATGATTATGAAGAAATTTCTCAAATTTTAGACTATACAAATGAAAATGTAAGAACAACCGTTTCTAGAGCAAAAAAGAAATTAAAGCAAGTTTTACTTGCAGATAATATACAAACGCAAATTTATGGAAGATAA